In Crinalium epipsammum PCC 9333, the following are encoded in one genomic region:
- a CDS encoding fasciclin domain-containing protein, with product MPNLVDTAANAGSFNTLLTAIKTAGLLEILTSPGPYTVLAPTDEAFAKIPVDTLSGWLQDIPKLKKILTFHILFGDVRTDNFAELDSAETFEGGIIGIEKADGGFKINDAKVLQTDILADNGVIHTIDTVLMPTLMTV from the coding sequence ATGCCTAATCTTGTTGACACCGCAGCTAATGCTGGCTCATTCAATACCTTACTTACTGCAATTAAGACGGCTGGTTTGTTAGAGATTTTAACTAGCCCTGGTCCCTACACTGTTTTAGCACCGACAGATGAAGCTTTTGCCAAAATTCCAGTTGATACCTTATCTGGCTGGCTACAAGATATTCCCAAACTCAAAAAGATTTTGACGTTTCACATTCTATTTGGTGATGTAAGAACTGATAACTTTGCTGAGTTAGATTCTGCTGAGACATTTGAAGGTGGAATCATCGGCATTGAAAAGGCTGATGGTGGTTTTAAAATCAATGATGCTAAAGTTTTGCAAACAGATATTCTGGCTGATAACGGTGTAATTCATACCATTGATACTGTGTTAATGCCTACATTAATGACAGTTTAA
- a CDS encoding glycoside hydrolase family 13 protein produces MEIQTPDWVKHAVFYQIFPDRFARSKHPQKRILTTARWEDWNAMPTLQGYKGGDLWGVIEQLDYLQELGINAIYFTPIFQSASNHRYHTHDYYTVDPMLGGNAGFRELLDAAHERNIKVVLDGVFNHSSRGFFFFHDVLENGPHSPWVNWFKVHDWPLSAYNGDFPANYEGWDGNRALPVFNHENPEVREYIMEIAEYWIKFGVDGWRLDVPFEIKVPGFWQEFRDRVKAINPDAYIVGEVWTDAREWLDGTQFDGVMNYLFAAPTIAFTAGDRVDIEQVQDRSYHPYPPLFASEYAQKITDVLELYPWEIQLTQLNLLASHDTARLLSIAGGDRASVELATLLLLTFPGAPSIYYGDEVGLPGRLDPDSRRGFPLEANWDREILELHRQLIALRHEYTALRTGKYEVLFAEGTVYVFARTWGEEEVIVAVNVGTEAAHSNFVVSKLRSQPSKLLFGSAEVSWNNEGESHQLDLRLPPRSGCILG; encoded by the coding sequence ATGGAAATTCAGACACCAGATTGGGTTAAACACGCGGTTTTCTACCAAATTTTCCCAGACCGCTTTGCTAGAAGCAAACATCCCCAAAAGCGGATTTTGACCACTGCTAGATGGGAAGATTGGAATGCGATGCCTACGCTTCAAGGTTATAAGGGCGGAGATTTATGGGGTGTGATTGAACAACTCGACTATTTGCAGGAGTTGGGAATTAATGCGATTTATTTCACCCCAATTTTCCAGTCAGCGAGTAATCACCGCTATCATACCCACGACTATTACACGGTTGATCCGATGTTGGGGGGAAATGCAGGTTTTCGGGAATTGCTGGATGCAGCCCATGAACGTAATATTAAAGTTGTTTTAGATGGAGTATTTAACCACTCTAGTCGTGGTTTCTTCTTTTTCCACGATGTTTTAGAAAATGGCCCTCATTCACCTTGGGTTAATTGGTTTAAAGTTCACGATTGGCCTTTATCTGCATATAATGGCGATTTTCCGGCTAACTATGAAGGTTGGGATGGTAATCGCGCATTGCCAGTATTTAACCATGAAAATCCCGAAGTGCGGGAATATATCATGGAAATTGCGGAATATTGGATTAAGTTTGGGGTTGACGGTTGGCGCTTAGATGTGCCGTTTGAGATTAAGGTTCCTGGTTTTTGGCAGGAATTTCGCGATCGCGTGAAAGCAATTAACCCTGATGCTTATATTGTTGGAGAAGTTTGGACAGATGCGCGTGAATGGTTAGATGGTACGCAATTTGACGGGGTGATGAATTATTTATTTGCAGCGCCAACTATTGCGTTTACCGCAGGCGATCGCGTAGATATTGAACAAGTGCAAGATCGTTCTTATCATCCTTACCCACCATTATTTGCTAGCGAGTATGCCCAGAAAATTACTGATGTTTTAGAACTATATCCTTGGGAAATTCAGCTAACACAGCTAAATTTACTTGCAAGTCACGATACTGCGAGACTGCTATCAATTGCGGGGGGCGATCGCGCTAGTGTTGAATTAGCAACATTATTATTGTTAACATTCCCAGGCGCACCTAGTATTTATTACGGTGATGAGGTGGGTTTACCTGGTCGTTTAGATCCAGACTCACGTAGAGGTTTCCCATTAGAAGCAAATTGGGATCGTGAGATTTTAGAATTGCATCGCCAATTAATTGCTTTACGCCACGAATATACTGCCCTCCGCACGGGTAAGTATGAAGTATTATTTGCTGAGGGTACGGTTTATGTATTTGCGCGGACTTGGGGAGAAGAGGAAGTAATTGTTGCGGTTAATGTGGGAACTGAGGCGGCGCATAGTAACTTTGTGGTGAGTAAGTTGCGATCGCAGCCAAGCAAGCTGTTATTTGGTTCTGCTGAAGTTTCGTGGAATAATGAAGGAGAATCTCACCAGCTAGATTTACGTCTGCCTCCTCGTAGTGGGTGTATATTGGGTTAG
- a CDS encoding response regulator, producing the protein MLSCQNSTLRVMVVDDHELTRFSLKLAMQGQKNIELVGMASNGKEAIELVERCHPDVIILDLQMPVMDGLSASNHIKTLDPNVQIIAYSSVENPQAEIRNAAARIDAFCKKDAPTQDLIALVKKLGESVKID; encoded by the coding sequence ATGTTGTCTTGTCAGAACTCTACCCTCCGCGTTATGGTGGTTGACGATCACGAGCTAACTCGCTTCAGCCTCAAACTTGCAATGCAAGGTCAGAAGAATATAGAATTGGTTGGTATGGCAAGTAACGGTAAAGAAGCGATTGAATTGGTAGAGCGTTGCCATCCAGATGTAATTATCCTTGACCTACAAATGCCAGTAATGGATGGGTTAAGTGCATCAAATCATATAAAAACCCTTGATCCTAACGTTCAAATCATTGCCTACTCTTCAGTGGAAAATCCGCAGGCAGAGATAAGGAATGCAGCAGCTAGAATAGATGCTTTTTGTAAAAAAGACGCACCTACTCAAGATTTAATTGCTTTAGTAAAAAAGTTAGGGGAAAGTGTCAAAATAGATTAA
- a CDS encoding DUF2854 domain-containing protein — MLRQTSLGKLGLIVGGILTLVGFVAYATNNATLNLAGFFYGIPLLLGGLALSAAELKPVPCQQTSPDIVALREQQATPTQNQVRLDVTRYRYGQDAHLDTSLKSLGLTRTSEDTPALKALQETKIDDAYALILQFHSPLVPLEVWEQKREKMENFFGPGVRVTVNQSSEDEVDVTVIATPKTLS, encoded by the coding sequence ATGTTACGTCAAACTTCTTTGGGAAAATTAGGTCTAATTGTAGGTGGCATCTTAACCTTAGTTGGATTCGTTGCCTACGCCACCAACAATGCCACATTAAATCTGGCAGGGTTCTTTTACGGAATTCCCCTATTGCTAGGAGGACTTGCGCTCAGTGCTGCTGAACTTAAACCAGTACCTTGCCAACAGACATCTCCAGATATCGTAGCTTTAAGAGAGCAACAAGCTACCCCTACACAAAATCAAGTTCGCCTAGATGTTACCCGCTATCGCTACGGTCAAGACGCTCATCTAGATACATCTCTCAAAAGCCTTGGTTTGACCCGTACAAGCGAAGATACACCTGCACTCAAAGCTTTACAAGAAACCAAGATTGATGATGCTTACGCCCTAATTTTACAATTTCACTCTCCCTTAGTTCCCCTAGAAGTTTGGGAACAGAAGCGAGAAAAAATGGAAAATTTCTTTGGACCTGGAGTGCGCGTAACCGTCAATCAATCCTCAGAGGATGAGGTGGATGTAACAGTGATTGCCACCCCCAAGACATTGAGTTAA
- a CDS encoding chlororespiratory reduction protein 7, with amino-acid sequence MPDSLMYRQDAYVVLETNQPEQIVTPPEMLEKLKVILAQRQNDLPPDLAKFTSVDEQAKYLLETSCDFNVGEGKYLQWYVVRLEK; translated from the coding sequence ATGCCAGATTCTTTAATGTATCGGCAAGATGCCTATGTTGTTTTAGAAACCAATCAACCTGAGCAAATTGTCACACCCCCAGAGATGTTGGAAAAACTCAAGGTGATTTTGGCGCAACGACAAAATGATTTACCACCAGATTTAGCTAAATTTACTTCTGTGGATGAACAAGCTAAGTACCTGCTAGAAACATCCTGCGATTTCAATGTAGGTGAAGGAAAGTATTTGCAGTGGTATGTTGTGCGTCTAGAAAAGTAG
- a CDS encoding protein adenylyltransferase SelO produces MTSTSSNPLLTLNYEPAIESLGDDYFDEVEAEEFPQHILRFRNDEVLTQLSVDPKQVADEHFIEAFGKFQNHPRPLLALRYHGYQFGQYNPSLGDGRGFLYGQVRGNDGELYDFGTKGSGKTPYSRTADGRLTLKGGVREVLAAEALHQMGVRTSRCFSLIETGEGLWRGDEPSPTRSSVMVRFNRSHIRFGTFERLHYFNRKDLIEKLLNHVIEYYYPHLQTEAEKYALFYAELVKRVAELAAQWMAAGFCHAVLNTDNMSITGESFDYGPYAFLPTYNLQFTAAYFDYYGRYSYGNQPGICKLNLEMLQQPLSAVIPLADMEAALALFDEQYVLNYRQLMLSKLGFEQLQIPEGNELLQLTIQLLQDTQIGYHAFFSELAEVFSASWRSDINSILSDSEFLPSVANSQLLASWRSLYQKILNNLPETEIDNIAQRLARWNPKTVLLRPQIEAIWEPITQEDNWEPFYDLLKQITKKL; encoded by the coding sequence ATGACCTCAACTTCCTCTAATCCCCTGCTTACCCTCAACTACGAACCCGCAATTGAATCATTGGGGGACGATTATTTCGATGAAGTTGAAGCGGAGGAATTTCCCCAGCATATCCTACGCTTTCGTAACGATGAAGTGTTAACTCAACTAAGCGTAGACCCAAAACAAGTTGCAGACGAGCATTTTATCGAAGCTTTTGGCAAATTCCAAAATCACCCGCGTCCGTTGTTGGCATTACGCTATCACGGCTATCAATTTGGTCAATATAACCCATCTTTAGGGGATGGTAGAGGATTTCTTTATGGTCAAGTGCGGGGTAATGATGGCGAATTGTACGATTTCGGAACTAAAGGTTCTGGTAAAACTCCTTACTCTCGTACTGCTGATGGCAGACTAACACTTAAAGGTGGTGTGCGAGAAGTACTTGCAGCAGAAGCTTTGCATCAGATGGGTGTGCGTACCTCTCGCTGTTTTAGTTTGATTGAAACTGGTGAAGGATTATGGCGAGGAGATGAACCTTCGCCAACCCGTTCATCTGTAATGGTGCGTTTTAATCGTTCTCATATCCGCTTTGGGACATTTGAAAGGTTACACTATTTTAATCGCAAAGATTTAATTGAAAAGCTTTTAAATCATGTAATTGAATATTATTACCCACACTTACAGACTGAAGCAGAAAAATATGCCTTATTTTACGCCGAACTGGTGAAACGAGTTGCAGAATTAGCTGCTCAATGGATGGCTGCTGGTTTCTGTCATGCGGTGTTAAATACAGATAATATGTCGATTACTGGGGAAAGTTTTGATTATGGACCTTATGCGTTTCTTCCTACTTATAACTTACAATTTACTGCTGCATATTTTGATTATTACGGACGTTACAGTTACGGCAATCAACCAGGTATTTGTAAGTTAAATTTAGAAATGCTTCAGCAACCTTTATCAGCAGTAATTCCACTTGCTGATATGGAAGCGGCGTTAGCTTTGTTTGATGAGCAGTATGTTTTAAATTATCGGCAGTTAATGTTGAGCAAGCTAGGATTTGAGCAATTACAGATACCAGAGGGAAATGAATTGCTTCAATTAACTATTCAACTTTTGCAGGATACTCAAATTGGTTATCATGCCTTTTTCTCAGAATTAGCTGAAGTTTTTTCGGCTTCATGGCGTTCAGATATTAACTCTATTTTGAGTGATTCAGAGTTTTTACCTTCCGTTGCAAATTCACAACTATTAGCTAGTTGGAGGAGTTTATATCAAAAAATATTAAATAATTTGCCGGAAACTGAAATAGATAATATTGCCCAAAGGTTGGCGCGTTGGAATCCTAAGACGGTTTTACTCAGACCTCAGATAGAAGCTATTTGGGAACCAATTACTCAAGAGGATAATTGGGAGCCATTTTATGATTTGCTTAAGCAAATTACTAAAAAGCTGTAG
- a CDS encoding class I SAM-dependent methyltransferase yields the protein MNLLQEDNTIKQYYEDIAFNYDRSRFANSYGQYIDSQERLILSDWLPSYDHSILDLACGTGRFLDFATTGLDASKNMITVAQKKYPNKQLIEASATSIPLPNESYDAVFTLHLFMHLTPETINTIIDECVGAARRRHRILRPGGMLIFDIPSAFRRKLLRYKPENWHGATSFFIQDIKNLSNSQKWQLADLKGIAFCPVHRLPSSMRPLFIPIDNFLCRSFCRVFSSYYMVKLIKQ from the coding sequence ATGAACCTACTTCAAGAAGATAATACAATTAAGCAATATTATGAAGATATTGCTTTTAATTACGATCGCTCGCGTTTTGCTAATAGTTATGGGCAATATATTGATAGCCAGGAGCGTTTAATTTTAAGCGATTGGTTGCCCAGTTACGATCATTCTATCCTAGATTTAGCTTGTGGAACTGGCAGATTTCTCGATTTTGCTACTACTGGGTTAGATGCTAGTAAAAATATGATTACAGTTGCTCAGAAGAAATATCCAAATAAACAATTAATCGAAGCTTCTGCTACATCAATTCCTCTACCGAATGAGAGTTATGATGCAGTTTTTACGTTACATTTATTCATGCACTTAACGCCAGAAACAATTAATACTATTATTGATGAGTGCGTAGGCGCAGCCCGCCGCAGGCATCGCATTTTACGACCAGGCGGAATGTTGATTTTTGATATTCCCTCGGCATTCAGGCGCAAATTACTTCGTTACAAACCTGAAAATTGGCATGGTGCAACCTCATTTTTTATTCAAGATATAAAAAATCTATCTAATTCTCAGAAATGGCAATTAGCAGACTTGAAGGGGATAGCATTTTGCCCTGTTCATCGTTTACCTTCTTCTATGCGACCTTTATTTATACCTATAGATAATTTTTTATGTAGGAGCTTCTGTAGGGTTTTTTCTTCTTATTATATGGTCAAGTTAATTAAACAGTAA
- a CDS encoding VanW family protein, with protein sequence MNTNNKEKFLPSIKKIIPGELKRSLKIKSRYIGDILTGNAQSMVNFIPINEINKYQFQPQSSISQVIKTTSYSENKKHNLALAINRLENIVIQPGKLFSFWHLVGNPNSKNGYKEGRTIINNQLQSDIGGGLCQLSGLIYWLILKAGLVPTERHPHTHDIYTESTRFAPLGSDATVVYGYKDLRFINTLPVPICWQFKLLPAEIIASLCSTQKIHQFEIEFRREESNEQRIVQTVRLAQGKEEIIDTSYYLVLKN encoded by the coding sequence ATGAATACAAATAACAAAGAGAAATTTTTGCCTTCGATAAAAAAGATTATTCCTGGCGAATTAAAGCGTAGTTTAAAAATCAAATCTAGATACATTGGGGATATTTTGACTGGAAATGCTCAAAGTATGGTTAATTTTATTCCCATAAATGAAATAAATAAATACCAATTTCAACCGCAGAGCAGCATATCTCAAGTAATTAAAACAACTAGCTATTCAGAGAATAAAAAACATAATTTGGCGTTAGCAATTAATCGTTTAGAAAATATAGTTATCCAGCCAGGTAAACTTTTTTCTTTTTGGCATTTAGTTGGTAATCCAAATTCTAAAAACGGATATAAAGAAGGCAGAACTATTATTAATAATCAGTTACAATCAGATATAGGCGGAGGATTATGTCAATTATCAGGATTAATTTATTGGTTAATCTTAAAAGCTGGATTAGTTCCAACAGAAAGACATCCCCACACTCATGATATTTATACGGAATCAACAAGATTTGCACCTTTAGGATCAGATGCAACTGTTGTTTATGGATATAAAGATTTACGGTTTATTAATACTTTACCTGTTCCTATTTGCTGGCAGTTTAAATTATTGCCAGCAGAAATTATAGCTTCATTATGTTCTACTCAAAAAATTCATCAATTTGAAATAGAGTTTAGAAGAGAAGAAAGTAATGAACAACGAATAGTTCAGACAGTGCGTTTGGCGCAAGGAAAAGAAGAAATAATTGATACGAGTTATTATTTAGTATTGAAGAATTAA